In one Pseudomonas tensinigenes genomic region, the following are encoded:
- the xerD gene encoding site-specific tyrosine recombinase XerD, with the protein MSAIDHPLIDQFLDALWLEKGLSDNTRDAYRSDLALFNGWLHEKNLELINAGRELILDHLAWRLEQNYKPRSTARFLSGVRGFYRYLLREKMISVDPTLRVDMPQLGRPLPKSLSEADVEALLKAPDLSEAIGQRDRAMLEVLYACGLRVTELVSLTLEQVNLRQGVLRVMGKGSKERLVPMGEEAIVWVERYMRDGRGELLGGRPSDVLFPSQRGEQMTRQTFWHRIKHQAKVAGIGKSLSPHTLRHAFATHLLNHGADLRVVQMLLGHSDLSTTQIYTHVARARLQDLHAKHHPRG; encoded by the coding sequence ATGTCTGCCATCGACCATCCATTGATTGACCAATTCCTCGACGCTTTATGGTTGGAGAAAGGCCTGTCCGACAATACGCGCGATGCTTATCGCAGCGATCTGGCGCTGTTCAATGGCTGGTTGCATGAGAAAAATCTCGAGCTGATCAATGCAGGCCGCGAGCTGATCCTTGATCATCTGGCCTGGCGTCTGGAGCAGAACTACAAACCGCGTTCCACGGCGAGATTTCTCTCCGGTGTGCGTGGCTTTTATCGCTATCTGTTGCGGGAAAAGATGATCAGCGTCGACCCGACATTGCGCGTCGACATGCCGCAACTCGGTAGGCCACTGCCCAAGTCCTTGTCGGAAGCCGACGTCGAGGCGCTGCTCAAGGCGCCGGACCTGAGCGAAGCCATCGGCCAGCGTGACCGCGCCATGCTTGAAGTGCTTTACGCCTGCGGCCTACGGGTAACTGAACTGGTCAGCCTGACACTGGAACAGGTCAACCTGCGTCAGGGTGTGTTGCGGGTGATGGGCAAGGGCAGCAAGGAGCGCCTGGTGCCAATGGGCGAGGAGGCAATTGTCTGGGTCGAGCGTTATATGCGCGACGGGCGCGGCGAACTGCTCGGTGGCCGGCCCAGCGATGTGCTGTTCCCCAGCCAGCGCGGCGAGCAGATGACCCGCCAGACCTTTTGGCACCGCATCAAGCATCAGGCCAAGGTTGCCGGGATCGGCAAGTCGCTGTCGCCGCACACCTTGCGTCATGCGTTTGCCACGCACTTGCTCAACCACGGCGCAGACTTGCGCGTGGTGCAGATGCTGCTCGGGCACAGCGACCTTTCCACTACGCAGATCTACACCCACGTCGCCCGCGCTCGATTGCAGGATCTGCACGCCAAACACCACCCGAGAGGTTAA